A part of Maridesulfovibrio hydrothermalis AM13 = DSM 14728 genomic DNA contains:
- the btsR gene encoding two-component system response regulator BtsR, protein MIRVLVIDDEIHAREEMETLLHETGKVEVVGTCANAFEALKAINTLRPEVIFLDIQMPMVNGFELLNMINQDIMPHVVFVTAFDEYSLKAFEEKTLDYLLKPVAMERLEKTVTKLKDLLGRQEVPAYKADVIKRIPCLIGKRIKLVGLGDVEYVSTGAAGNYIVTAAEQYYTDITLKVLQERTALVRCHKQYLINMDYVDEIVLLENGLGMITTPSGQVPVSRRYLKEIKGKLLL, encoded by the coding sequence ATGATACGCGTATTGGTCATAGATGATGAAATACATGCTCGCGAGGAGATGGAAACTCTCCTGCACGAGACAGGGAAAGTTGAGGTGGTCGGAACATGTGCCAATGCTTTTGAAGCCCTTAAAGCTATTAATACACTTCGGCCTGAAGTAATATTTCTCGATATCCAGATGCCCATGGTCAACGGTTTTGAGCTGCTGAATATGATAAATCAGGATATCATGCCTCATGTCGTTTTTGTCACGGCTTTTGATGAATATTCTCTTAAGGCTTTTGAAGAGAAGACCCTTGATTATCTGCTCAAGCCTGTTGCGATGGAACGCCTTGAAAAAACAGTCACCAAGCTCAAGGATCTTCTTGGAAGACAGGAAGTGCCGGCATATAAGGCAGATGTAATAAAACGCATCCCCTGCCTGATCGGGAAGCGAATCAAACTGGTCGGTCTGGGGGATGTGGAATATGTTTCAACTGGAGCCGCAGGTAATTATATTGTGACCGCTGCTGAGCAGTACTATACCGACATAACTCTCAAAGTATTGCAGGAACGGACTGCATTGGTCCGTTGTCATAAGCAGTATCTGATAAATATGGACTATGTTGACGAAATAGTTCTGCTGGAAAACGGACTGGGCATGATCACCACCCCGTCCGGACAGGTTCCTGTCAGCCGTAGATATTTAAAGGAAATAAAGGGCAAGCTGTTGCTGTAA
- a CDS encoding TRAP transporter large permease, translating to MTGLVMFAAALCSLVIGFPVAFTFGAVALVFGAIAAFVEMMPDPSFMMVAEEFVSMFSMMPFRIYSLMTNTILMAIPLFILMGLILQKSQLAERLLESMGILFGKVRGGLAISTVLVGTLLAASTGVVGASVVAMGVISLPVMLKYGYSKKLATGTICAAGTLGQIIPPSIVLIILGDVFQQPVGDLFQAAMMPGLVLVGCYILYIIVISILHKDAAPIIAISEEQKEGMILRALIAIVPPLALILMVLGSIFMGVATPTESAAVGALGAMVLAGMYKRLSWNLVYEASLDTVKITAMVFAILIGATAFSMVFVYTGADYLVEEFMLNLPGEKWGFLILSMLTIMLLGFFIDFIEISYIVVPILLPISESIGINPLWFAILIAMNLQTSFLSPPFGFSLFYLKGVCPPEVQTTDIYRGVIPFIIIQLLVLASIVIFPGVYGF from the coding sequence ATGACCGGTCTTGTAATGTTTGCCGCGGCCCTGTGTTCGCTGGTTATCGGTTTTCCGGTAGCTTTTACTTTCGGTGCTGTGGCTCTGGTTTTCGGTGCTATAGCGGCCTTTGTTGAAATGATGCCTGATCCTTCTTTCATGATGGTGGCCGAAGAATTCGTGAGCATGTTCTCCATGATGCCTTTTCGCATCTACTCTTTGATGACCAACACCATCCTGATGGCAATTCCCTTGTTCATTTTGATGGGGCTTATCCTGCAGAAATCCCAGCTTGCTGAACGCCTGCTGGAATCAATGGGTATTCTTTTCGGTAAAGTACGCGGCGGGCTGGCCATCAGTACCGTACTGGTCGGGACTCTGCTTGCGGCGTCCACTGGTGTTGTAGGCGCATCTGTTGTGGCTATGGGGGTTATCTCTCTGCCGGTTATGCTCAAGTATGGATATTCAAAAAAACTTGCCACCGGTACTATCTGCGCGGCAGGAACACTTGGTCAGATTATTCCGCCTTCTATCGTGCTGATTATTCTGGGTGACGTTTTTCAGCAGCCCGTCGGCGACCTGTTTCAGGCTGCCATGATGCCGGGACTGGTTCTTGTAGGCTGTTACATCCTTTATATTATTGTTATTTCAATACTTCACAAAGATGCAGCTCCTATTATCGCCATTTCAGAAGAGCAGAAGGAAGGCATGATCCTGCGAGCTTTGATCGCTATTGTGCCTCCTCTGGCCCTGATTCTTATGGTGCTGGGGTCTATCTTTATGGGCGTGGCCACTCCTACAGAATCCGCAGCAGTCGGCGCTCTCGGTGCGATGGTTCTGGCAGGCATGTACAAAAGACTCAGTTGGAATCTCGTTTATGAGGCGTCCCTTGATACTGTAAAGATCACTGCGATGGTTTTTGCCATTCTCATCGGTGCTACCGCATTCTCTATGGTATTTGTTTATACCGGTGCAGATTATCTGGTTGAAGAATTTATGCTCAATCTGCCCGGTGAAAAATGGGGTTTTCTCATTTTATCCATGCTGACCATCATGCTGCTCGGGTTCTTTATCGATTTCATCGAGATCTCATATATCGTTGTACCGATTCTGCTGCCCATTTCTGAAAGCATCGGCATCAATCCGTTGTGGTTTGCTATTCTGATCGCCATGAATCTTCAGACATCCTTTCTGTCACCGCCGTTTGGTTTTTCACTCTTTTATCTAAAAGGGGTGTGCCCGCCGGAGGTGCAGACGACGGACATTTATCGAGGGGTCATACCATTTATTATCATTCAGTTGCTGGTATTGGCCTCAATCGTTATTTTTCCGGGAGTGTATGGATTTTAG
- a CDS encoding TRAP transporter substrate-binding protein, translating to MKSSIKVLLFVTMLTLLASPAFAAKKVRWKLAMTWSSTLTPFASAPIKMAKMVEEMSGGDFTIRVEGSEKHKAALGILDMVKGGQYDIGHSASYYWKGKEMSTVFFCTVPFGMNADEQYAWFYYGGGMELMEETFAKFKVLSFPGGNSGVQMGGWFKKEINSLADLKGLKMRIPGLAGEVFAKLGVNVTNIAPGELYTSLDRGTIDALEWVGPAMDIKMGFHKIAPYYYTGWHEPATELQFIVNKRKYDRLPDNFKAILKAAMKASSMDMYIENFAGSVDAWSKMKSEYPNIKVKQFPLPVLKAMKKAADELYNSYAAKDANFKKVLESQRAYQKKAREWSTISEYNYIKMSNELKQ from the coding sequence ATGAAATCGTCTATTAAGGTTCTTTTGTTTGTTACTATGTTGACTTTGTTGGCTTCTCCGGCTTTCGCTGCCAAAAAAGTACGCTGGAAACTGGCCATGACATGGTCTTCCACTCTTACTCCTTTTGCTTCTGCACCAATTAAAATGGCTAAAATGGTAGAAGAAATGAGTGGCGGCGACTTTACCATCCGTGTTGAAGGCTCCGAAAAGCATAAAGCTGCTCTCGGTATCCTCGATATGGTTAAAGGCGGCCAGTACGATATCGGCCATAGTGCTTCTTACTACTGGAAAGGCAAGGAGATGAGCACAGTTTTTTTCTGCACCGTTCCTTTCGGCATGAATGCTGATGAACAGTACGCCTGGTTTTACTATGGCGGCGGTATGGAGCTGATGGAAGAGACTTTTGCCAAATTTAAAGTTCTCAGTTTTCCCGGCGGTAACTCAGGTGTACAGATGGGCGGCTGGTTCAAAAAAGAAATCAATTCCCTTGCTGACCTTAAAGGTCTCAAAATGCGCATCCCCGGTCTGGCTGGCGAAGTCTTCGCAAAGCTCGGCGTTAACGTAACAAACATCGCTCCCGGTGAACTCTATACTTCTCTTGATCGCGGTACCATTGATGCTCTGGAGTGGGTTGGACCTGCGATGGATATCAAAATGGGCTTTCACAAAATCGCACCATACTATTACACTGGCTGGCATGAGCCTGCCACTGAGCTTCAGTTTATCGTTAACAAACGCAAATATGATAGGCTTCCTGACAACTTCAAAGCTATTCTCAAAGCAGCCATGAAGGCTTCTTCAATGGATATGTATATTGAGAACTTCGCCGGCAGTGTTGATGCATGGAGCAAGATGAAGTCTGAATATCCTAACATCAAAGTTAAGCAGTTCCCCCTGCCTGTACTCAAAGCCATGAAAAAAGCTGCTGATGAATTGTACAACTCTTACGCTGCTAAAGATGCAAACTTCAAAAAAGTTCTGGAGTCCCAGCGTGCATACCAGAAAAAGGCCCGTGAGTGGTCCACAATTTCTGAGTACAACTATATCAAAATGTCTAACGAGTTGAAGCAGTAA
- a CDS encoding sensor histidine kinase: MDTLIFTQHNIFMLLQQMSVFLVIAYLFTKTPVFRTFSVGDLRPRQMLVLYAVFSSFSIMGTYFGFPINDAIANTRAIGAVLSGIIGGPVLGTAVGLTSGIHRMTLGGFTAVSCGISTTLEGLIGGLFHLYLIKKNRQAKLLSPKVAFFATFIAEVVQMIIILLTAKPFDDALALVQVIYIPMILANSVGAAIFVSIIRDQKSMYDRLGVIFSNKALRIADKTLSILRNGFNEKTAEELVDVIHLETGVGAVGITDRKKVLAFKGLGDDHHTVGLEFLSPEPVQAIKEDRVIYVDGAKKQWECKLSPDCPLGSVLSIPLRFEGQVIGTINLFEPKDKLFLVINKTLGEGITNLLSNQLLHARYTEQKSLLMKAELKLVQAQINPHFLFNALNTVIAILRKDSGRARELLLSLSTFFRKNLKREGDTATLEDELNHVNSYLVIEKARFEDRLTLNMDIDPDLLYIRMPVFTLQPLIENAIKHGISNMVEHGVIKLTVRREDGMIKIEIEDNAGNCSEWDRSGLGMQIVEKRIKNLCGEMYGLEVTCKPYERTLVTVKLPEKGCLNDTRIGHR; the protein is encoded by the coding sequence ATGGATACCCTTATTTTTACCCAGCACAATATTTTTATGCTCTTGCAGCAGATGTCCGTATTTCTTGTCATCGCCTATCTGTTTACTAAGACTCCAGTTTTCAGAACCTTCAGTGTAGGTGATTTGCGTCCCAGACAGATGCTGGTACTCTACGCTGTATTTTCCTCTTTTTCCATTATGGGAACCTATTTCGGTTTTCCCATTAACGATGCTATTGCCAATACCCGCGCCATCGGTGCAGTACTTTCAGGTATAATCGGTGGTCCTGTACTGGGCACGGCCGTGGGGCTTACTTCCGGTATTCATCGTATGACTCTTGGTGGTTTTACTGCCGTATCCTGCGGAATATCTACAACGCTTGAAGGACTTATCGGCGGTTTATTTCACCTTTATCTGATAAAGAAAAATCGACAGGCTAAATTGCTCAGTCCCAAGGTCGCTTTTTTTGCAACTTTTATTGCTGAAGTCGTTCAGATGATCATCATTTTACTTACCGCCAAGCCATTTGATGATGCTCTTGCTCTGGTACAGGTTATTTATATACCGATGATTTTGGCCAATAGTGTCGGGGCTGCAATTTTTGTAAGTATAATCCGTGACCAGAAAAGTATGTATGATAGGCTCGGGGTTATTTTTTCCAACAAAGCATTGCGGATTGCAGACAAAACTCTTTCTATTTTGCGAAACGGTTTTAATGAGAAAACCGCAGAAGAGCTTGTAGATGTTATCCATCTTGAAACCGGAGTTGGAGCTGTCGGGATTACTGATCGTAAAAAGGTGCTTGCTTTCAAGGGGCTTGGTGATGATCATCATACAGTTGGGCTTGAATTTTTGTCACCGGAACCGGTTCAGGCCATCAAAGAGGATCGGGTCATTTATGTGGACGGGGCCAAGAAACAATGGGAATGCAAATTGTCCCCTGATTGTCCGCTTGGTTCTGTGCTTTCGATACCTTTACGTTTTGAGGGGCAGGTTATTGGAACCATTAATCTTTTCGAACCCAAGGATAAGCTTTTTCTGGTTATCAATAAAACTCTGGGCGAGGGAATTACAAATCTGCTTTCGAACCAGTTGTTGCATGCCCGTTATACTGAACAGAAAAGTCTTTTGATGAAAGCTGAGTTGAAACTGGTTCAGGCCCAGATCAATCCTCATTTTTTATTTAATGCTCTTAATACCGTCATTGCAATTTTACGTAAGGATTCAGGGCGGGCGCGTGAACTTTTACTCAGTCTTTCAACTTTTTTCCGTAAAAATCTCAAGCGGGAAGGGGATACAGCCACTCTTGAGGATGAGCTTAACCACGTAAATTCATATCTGGTTATTGAAAAAGCCCGTTTTGAGGATCGCCTGACTTTGAATATGGATATTGATCCTGACCTGCTATATATAAGAATGCCGGTTTTTACCCTTCAGCCTTTGATTGAAAATGCTATTAAACACGGCATATCAAATATGGTCGAACATGGGGTTATCAAGCTGACAGTCAGGCGTGAGGATGGCATGATCAAGATCGAAATTGAAGATAATGCCGGGAATTGCAGTGAGTGGGATAGAAGCGGTCTGGGGATGCAGATCGTGGAAAAACGCATCAAGAACCTTTGCGGTGAAATGTATGGCCTTGAAGTTACCTGCAAGCCCTATGAACGAACACTTGTTACTGTAAAACTCCCGGAGAAGGGGTGCTTAAATGATACGCGTATTGGTCATAGATGA
- a CDS encoding TRAP transporter small permease subunit, which produces MEKIEAFIGRIVDWVGAGLAVVLVLMVLNVSFDVMMRYVFQASSVGMQEMEWHLFSVLILFGVGVALRHEAHVRVDFIYDRMTARNRALINIWGTILMLAPLSLLIFFDSFEYVHDAYITNEISEDPGGLPFRWIIKSMIPLSFGFLLFSAVGYVLKNIMKYREAK; this is translated from the coding sequence ATGGAAAAAATAGAAGCATTCATAGGTCGCATCGTGGACTGGGTGGGCGCCGGACTGGCGGTTGTTCTTGTCCTCATGGTCCTTAACGTCTCTTTTGATGTAATGATGCGATATGTATTTCAAGCCAGTTCTGTAGGCATGCAGGAAATGGAATGGCACTTATTTTCTGTCCTTATCCTTTTCGGCGTGGGCGTTGCTCTGCGCCATGAAGCCCACGTGCGGGTGGACTTTATTTACGACAGAATGACAGCCAGGAACAGGGCGCTGATTAATATATGGGGCACAATTCTTATGCTTGCTCCTTTGTCACTGCTTATCTTTTTCGACTCTTTCGAGTACGTGCATGACGCATATATAACCAACGAAATTTCTGAAGATCCGGGCGGGCTTCCATTTCGCTGGATTATTAAATCCATGATACCGCTTTCCTTTGGTTTTCTGCTGTTCAGTGCAGTTGGATATGTGCTCAAAAATATCATGAAGTACAGGGAGGCGAAATGA
- a CDS encoding substrate-binding periplasmic protein, with translation MSALPALAGPITIYQCNLPPFNYQSETGQPTGIAVDVLVEIMNTAGCSVDLSKIKNVPLARSLRCIAASNSSILFSVAKTPKREKSFKWVGPIYNLKLGLISKKSRHIIINDKQDISKYKIGVIRESAPYSILTKEYGVPKKKLTLLTTDVQQFKMLNRGRVDLITQSNTGAPSMIRDAGLNLSDFEMSYVMMDLDLYFCLSKNFSDEFVGKLQQALKRIKTKGPDGTSTFDKIIARHLGYNQFTVHHL, from the coding sequence ATGTCCGCCCTTCCCGCTCTGGCTGGGCCGATAACCATTTATCAGTGCAACCTTCCGCCGTTTAACTATCAATCTGAAACAGGGCAGCCTACGGGTATTGCGGTAGATGTTCTTGTTGAAATTATGAATACTGCCGGCTGTTCAGTTGATCTTTCTAAAATTAAAAATGTCCCGCTTGCCAGATCCCTGCGCTGTATTGCGGCCAGCAACAGCTCTATACTCTTCAGTGTGGCCAAAACACCCAAACGCGAAAAATCATTCAAATGGGTGGGGCCGATATACAATCTTAAACTTGGGCTGATAAGTAAAAAAAGCAGGCATATTATCATCAATGACAAACAAGATATCTCCAAATACAAAATAGGGGTCATCAGAGAAAGCGCCCCTTACTCAATCCTGACCAAAGAATACGGTGTACCTAAAAAGAAGCTTACTCTACTGACTACGGATGTGCAGCAATTTAAAATGCTTAACCGCGGACGCGTAGACTTAATCACCCAGTCCAACACCGGCGCTCCATCCATGATACGTGATGCCGGTTTAAACTTGTCGGATTTTGAAATGTCATACGTAATGATGGATCTTGATCTGTATTTCTGCCTTAGCAAAAATTTCAGCGATGAGTTCGTAGGTAAGTTGCAGCAGGCACTAAAGAGGATAAAGACCAAAGGACCGGACGGAACAAGTACATTTGATAAAATCATCGCCCGCCATCTGGGGTATAATCAGTTTACTGTTCACCACTTATAA
- a CDS encoding DUF5675 family protein, with amino-acid sequence MNKIELVRVEQTGDATIGVFLINGNAVCWSLEEPWRDNQPDISCIPEGRYPLELEYSPSRGRRLWTIKEVPGRSYVRIHAGNTVDDTEGCPLTGTFPGRLKGQRAVLGSRKAFAVFMDAMPESGAAEVFVYNVAGYEF; translated from the coding sequence ATGAATAAAATAGAGTTGGTGCGGGTAGAACAGACTGGCGATGCAACTATAGGTGTATTTCTTATTAATGGTAATGCTGTTTGCTGGTCTCTGGAAGAGCCTTGGCGTGATAACCAGCCGGATATTTCATGCATTCCGGAGGGGCGTTATCCGCTGGAGCTGGAATATTCTCCGAGTCGCGGTCGTAGATTATGGACAATCAAAGAAGTTCCGGGGCGTTCTTACGTGCGCATTCATGCAGGTAATACTGTGGACGACACTGAGGGATGCCCGCTTACAGGTACTTTTCCCGGAAGGCTGAAAGGGCAGAGGGCAGTACTCGGCAGTCGTAAAGCTTTTGCAGTGTTCATGGATGCCATGCCGGAAAGCGGCGCGGCAGAAGTATTTGTTTATAATGTAGCAGGATATGAGTTCTGA
- a CDS encoding helix-turn-helix transcriptional regulator — protein MSRKVGGGKPQRYVQPSLLMALSDGSSYGYQLIQLIGEYGFLRGDVPPGMIYRHLRQMDEEGVVESRWDSEGDGPAKRVYSITPEGLEILEAWIIHMERQRDALDNFIKRYKKQN, from the coding sequence ATGTCAAGGAAAGTGGGTGGGGGAAAACCTCAAAGATACGTGCAGCCATCATTGCTGATGGCTTTAAGTGATGGTTCTTCTTATGGGTATCAGTTGATTCAGCTGATCGGGGAGTATGGTTTTTTGCGCGGTGATGTGCCGCCGGGAATGATCTATCGCCACTTACGTCAGATGGACGAAGAGGGCGTTGTGGAGTCCAGATGGGATTCAGAAGGTGATGGTCCGGCTAAGAGGGTTTATTCCATCACCCCTGAAGGTCTGGAAATTCTCGAAGCCTGGATCATCCATATGGAACGCCAGCGCGATGCGCTGGATAATTTTATTAAGCGTTATAAGAAGCAGAACTAG
- a CDS encoding nitroreductase family protein, producing the protein MLNFTVDKELCVLCGLCAKDCVFGIIELDDYPQIKNEKKCIKCQHCLAVCPTGALSIMGNTAEGSTPLKGNLPEADQVEVLLKGRRSVRTYKEEPLEAATIEKLMEIAWHAPTGVNSQSVLVTLMDDPADVKKFSDEIYHRLEEGIEAGSLPETDLAHYIKWAYRMKKDTGMDMIFRGAPHFIFVSSPADAPSPTADTHIFMSYFEIMAQSMGVGTLWNGFLKYTVDFIFPDLREKLGIPENHQVGYAMIFGRPAVKYQRTVNRGAANVNRVTWQG; encoded by the coding sequence GTGCTTAATTTTACTGTTGATAAGGAACTTTGTGTGCTGTGCGGGCTGTGCGCTAAGGACTGTGTTTTCGGGATAATCGAGCTTGATGATTATCCACAGATAAAAAATGAAAAAAAATGCATTAAATGTCAGCACTGCCTTGCTGTCTGCCCTACCGGAGCATTGTCCATTATGGGAAATACCGCAGAAGGCTCTACCCCTCTTAAAGGTAATCTGCCTGAAGCGGATCAGGTAGAGGTACTTCTCAAAGGGCGCAGGTCTGTGCGTACATATAAAGAGGAGCCGCTTGAGGCTGCTACGATTGAGAAACTTATGGAAATCGCATGGCATGCACCGACCGGTGTTAATTCACAGAGTGTGCTGGTTACGTTGATGGATGATCCTGCTGATGTTAAAAAGTTTAGTGACGAAATTTATCATCGTCTGGAAGAAGGGATTGAAGCTGGTTCTTTGCCTGAAACGGACCTTGCTCATTATATTAAATGGGCTTATCGAATGAAAAAGGATACCGGGATGGATATGATTTTCCGGGGTGCGCCGCACTTTATATTTGTATCGTCACCTGCCGATGCACCAAGTCCGACGGCGGACACTCATATTTTTATGTCCTATTTTGAAATAATGGCTCAATCTATGGGAGTGGGAACTTTGTGGAACGGCTTTCTTAAATATACAGTAGACTTTATTTTTCCTGATCTACGTGAAAAACTGGGGATTCCCGAGAATCATCAGGTCGGTTATGCTATGATTTTCGGCCGGCCCGCTGTTAAATATCAGCGTACGGTCAATCGCGGCGCGGCAAATGTTAACCGTGTCACGTGGCAAGGATAG